A genomic stretch from Larimichthys crocea isolate SSNF chromosome XXII, L_crocea_2.0, whole genome shotgun sequence includes:
- the ube2g1a gene encoding ubiquitin-conjugating enzyme E2 G1a: MTEPQSALLLRRQLAELNKNPVEGFSAGLIEDNDLYRWEVLIIGPPDTLYEGGVFKAHLTFPKDYPLRPPKMKFITDIWHPNVDKNGDVCISILHEPGEDKYGYEKPEERWLPIHTVETIMISVISMLADPNGDSPANVDAAKEWREDRHGAFKRKVARCVRKSQETAFE; this comes from the exons agCTGAACAAAAACCCAGTAGAGGGATTCTCAGCAGGCCTAATCGAGGATAATGATCTTTACAGATGGGAAGTCCTTATCATCGGGCCTCCAGACACACTGTA TGAAGGTGGTGTGTTTAAAGCTCATCTGACATTTCCCAAAGACTACCCTCTCAGGCCACCTAAAATGAAATTTATCACAGATATTTGGCATCCTAATG tggacAAGAACGGCGATGTATGTATTTCTATTTTGCACGAGCCCGGTGAGGACAAGTACGGCTATGAGAAGCCAGAGGAGCGCTGGCTGCCTATCCACACAGTGGAAACCATCATGATTAGTGTTATCTCTATGCTGGCAGATCCAAATGGTGACTCACCAGCAAATGTGGACGCTGCA aAAGAGTGGAGGGAGGACAGACATGGCGCATTCAAAAGGAAAGTTGCCCGTTGTGTACGAAAAAGCCAAGAGACTGCGTTTGAGTGA